One part of the Pelagibacterium nitratireducens genome encodes these proteins:
- a CDS encoding metalloregulator ArsR/SmtB family transcription factor: MIEENALAGFAALSHTDRLRIVRMLVVAGADGMAAGAIAGALDDAPPSRVSFHLKELEHAGLVRGRRDGKSIIYSAHWPALSDLVAFLMHDCCEGHCKYCDQAIALFAKCEGRPTGPIRCD; encoded by the coding sequence ATGATCGAAGAAAATGCGCTCGCAGGGTTTGCTGCTCTTTCACACACAGACCGCCTTCGCATTGTGCGCATGTTGGTCGTGGCCGGCGCCGACGGCATGGCCGCCGGCGCTATTGCCGGCGCGCTTGATGATGCGCCGCCATCACGCGTTTCCTTCCATCTCAAGGAATTGGAACACGCCGGGCTCGTGCGGGGGCGACGGGATGGAAAGTCGATCATCTATAGTGCCCATTGGCCTGCACTTTCCGATCTCGTCGCCTTTCTCATGCACGACTGCTGCGAGGGCCACTGCAAATATTGCGATCAAGCGATTGCCCTATTCGCGAAATGCGAGGGCCGCCCAACCGGGCCGATCCGCTGCGATTAG
- a CDS encoding bile acid:sodium symporter family protein, whose protein sequence is MQRTLAFVENNLLLLAIATAALGLLVPSVGIILESGISPLLALLMLVISLTFDAHAVKLVFKKPSRQLWALGLVYGPMSLAGWLTGRLFFGSGPLAAGQTLVGTLPTDVSAPLLVLLARGNVALAAVLNAVNTVLSPFIVPILFLLLTGIELQVPIGAVIMELVLIVVVPTVVGVYLRTRYPERVGRHDGLYPSLGSVLYLLLLLAVVGPNAETILGYGWFAFIIALAALTLNLIGYAVGSIAKVFVADRQELIAYLFTVSKKEFSIAAAFVVASGLPSEVAVPAAFFAVIQMITSPIAAKILAARSESNEASPTVSNG, encoded by the coding sequence ATGCAAAGAACCCTCGCTTTCGTTGAAAACAACCTCCTGCTCCTGGCCATCGCGACCGCCGCGCTCGGGCTGCTAGTGCCTTCGGTAGGGATCATCCTTGAAAGCGGCATAAGCCCGCTTCTGGCCCTGCTGATGCTGGTCATCAGCCTGACCTTTGACGCTCATGCCGTGAAGCTGGTTTTCAAGAAGCCGAGCCGGCAGCTGTGGGCGCTCGGACTCGTCTATGGTCCCATGTCGCTCGCCGGCTGGCTTACGGGACGCCTATTCTTCGGGTCGGGACCGTTGGCAGCCGGTCAAACCCTTGTGGGAACTCTGCCGACTGACGTTTCCGCGCCGCTGCTGGTTCTACTGGCGCGCGGCAATGTAGCCCTCGCGGCTGTCCTCAATGCCGTCAACACGGTGCTTTCGCCGTTCATCGTGCCGATCCTTTTTCTGCTTCTCACCGGCATTGAGCTGCAAGTTCCCATCGGTGCGGTCATCATGGAACTGGTGCTGATCGTGGTGGTGCCGACAGTGGTCGGGGTTTACCTGCGCACGCGATACCCCGAACGTGTCGGCCGACACGATGGCCTTTATCCGTCTCTTGGCTCGGTACTCTATCTTCTCCTGCTTCTCGCGGTCGTTGGTCCAAACGCTGAAACAATCCTCGGCTATGGCTGGTTTGCTTTCATAATCGCACTGGCTGCGCTCACGCTGAACCTGATCGGCTATGCAGTCGGGTCCATTGCAAAGGTCTTTGTGGCCGACCGGCAAGAACTGATCGCCTACCTATTCACGGTGAGCAAAAAGGAGTTTTCCATTGCAGCGGCGTTCGTAGTGGCATCTGGTTTGCCCTCTGAAGTCGCCGTGCCTGCCGCCTTTTTCGCCGTGATCCAGATGATTACGTCACCCATCGCCGCGAAGATATTG